Proteins from one Deinococcus sp. AB2017081 genomic window:
- a CDS encoding bifunctional metallophosphatase/5'-nucleotidase, with amino-acid sequence MPELTILHTNDIHGHLTALARLTTVARAEHAAAAAAGRTVYRWDGGDAIDRRFEPCRLTRGASLPPVLAASGVTLQAVGNDIGLPYGMLALEHVAARATYPMLAANLRDGTGPVVNGIRESVLLDAPDGTRIGVFGLTDPWNGVYRVYGLNMPDEQDVAARLVAELRAAGAGLVVLLSHLGLDADRRMAAAVSGIDLIVGAHSHDLLPVGEWVGRTLIVQAGNYAEHLGRVDVTTDAGGQLLAAAAHVISIPHDAPEDAVVMRAMDDLNVELDGIRGQVIGDLDDPLTLDHFGVSPVAQVAAVALRHRAGAEIGLIGSGAFHTGLAAGPVTFGALADALPVTVNPLVSRVSGAALRRALERGVEPEVVSFRLRGLRGSPIGVPAVAGASVHVDPTAAAGQRVIAVTVNGEPLDPDRLYTVAHTDLDNEEFSYLSGDGVTLLGSDYTVLVEDVLHEYLRAHSPVGTPEVAWHGLTPT; translated from the coding sequence GTGCCTGAACTCACCATCCTGCACACCAACGACATCCATGGGCACCTGACCGCACTGGCCCGCCTGACGACCGTGGCACGCGCCGAGCACGCGGCGGCGGCGGCAGCGGGCCGCACGGTGTACCGCTGGGACGGCGGCGACGCCATCGACCGGCGCTTCGAGCCGTGCCGACTGACCCGGGGGGCCTCGCTGCCGCCGGTGCTGGCGGCGTCCGGAGTGACGCTCCAGGCGGTCGGGAACGACATCGGGTTGCCGTACGGAATGCTGGCCCTGGAACACGTGGCAGCCCGCGCCACGTACCCCATGCTGGCCGCAAACCTCCGTGACGGCACCGGCCCCGTCGTGAACGGCATCCGCGAGAGCGTGCTGCTGGACGCCCCGGACGGCACCCGGATCGGCGTGTTCGGCCTGACCGATCCGTGGAACGGCGTGTACCGCGTGTACGGCCTGAACATGCCGGACGAGCAGGACGTCGCGGCGCGGCTGGTCGCGGAACTGCGGGCTGCCGGGGCCGGACTCGTGGTGCTGCTCTCGCATCTGGGACTGGACGCCGACCGCCGCATGGCTGCCGCCGTGTCCGGTATCGATCTGATCGTCGGGGCACACTCCCACGACCTGCTGCCCGTGGGCGAATGGGTCGGGCGCACACTGATCGTCCAGGCGGGCAACTACGCCGAGCACCTGGGCCGGGTGGACGTGACCACGGATGCCGGCGGACAGCTCCTGGCGGCTGCGGCCCACGTGATTTCCATTCCCCACGACGCCCCCGAGGACGCCGTGGTGATGCGGGCCATGGACGACCTGAACGTGGAGCTGGACGGCATCCGTGGGCAGGTGATCGGCGATCTGGACGACCCACTCACCCTGGATCATTTCGGAGTATCCCCGGTGGCACAGGTCGCTGCCGTGGCCCTGAGACACCGGGCCGGGGCAGAGATCGGCCTGATCGGGAGCGGCGCCTTCCACACCGGACTGGCGGCCGGCCCCGTGACCTTCGGAGCGCTGGCCGACGCCCTGCCGGTGACGGTGAACCCGCTGGTGTCCCGCGTGAGCGGTGCGGCGCTGCGGCGGGCACTGGAGCGCGGAGTCGAACCGGAGGTGGTGTCGTTCCGTCTGCGCGGCCTGCGCGGCTCTCCGATCGGGGTTCCGGCGGTGGCTGGCGCGTCCGTCCACGTCGACCCCACCGCAGCCGCCGGGCAGCGGGTCATCGCCGTGACGGTGAACGGCGAACCGCTCGACCCCGACCGCCTCTACACCGTGGCGCACACCGACCTCGACAACGAGGAGTTCTCGTATCTGTCCGGCGACGGCGTGACGCTGCTCGGCTCGGACTACACGGTGCTGGTCGAGGACGTGCTGCACGAGTACCTGCGGGCTCACTCGCCGGTCGGCACACCCGAGGTCGCATGGCACGGGCTGACGCCGACGTGA
- a CDS encoding DUF2087 domain-containing protein, translated as MTKSIAAFQDEHGRITGWPSDRRRAHQLAILDYLTGLFEAGVSYDQGQVDQILADHSTVEDPTVLLRELVDGDYLATADGMYWRADARPGPRG; from the coding sequence ATGACGAAGAGTATCGCCGCATTCCAGGACGAGCACGGCCGCATCACCGGGTGGCCCAGCGACCGCCGCCGCGCCCACCAGCTCGCCATCCTCGACTACCTCACCGGCCTGTTCGAGGCGGGCGTGTCCTACGACCAGGGGCAGGTCGACCAGATCCTCGCCGACCACTCCACCGTCGAGGATCCCACCGTGCTGCTGCGCGAACTGGTGGACGGCGACTATCTGGCCACGGCGGACGGCATGTACTGGCGCGCCGACGCCCGCCCCGGCCCACGCGGCTGA
- a CDS encoding chromate transporter, producing MSFPTAPSRTEESAATDPPTPTALLRMFIGVALSGIGGGLPAHARRALTDRRWLTDAQFAESYTLAQLTPGPNAVNLAAMIGARLCGPAGASTSVVGILLPGLVAMLVAAAVTLGAGPGLPPAVQSGLRGAACAALAVMLTAAIPVVKVGLGVRGGLILAALAVVGLGVLRLDLLPVFAVLVGAGLILNRPRRVPPPPEDDRV from the coding sequence ATGTCCTTCCCGACCGCGCCGTCCCGAACGGAGGAATCGGCCGCGACCGACCCGCCCACCCCCACCGCGCTGCTGCGGATGTTCATCGGCGTGGCCCTGTCCGGGATCGGCGGCGGCCTGCCCGCCCACGCCCGGCGGGCCCTGACAGATCGCCGGTGGCTGACCGACGCCCAGTTCGCGGAGTCGTACACGCTGGCACAGCTCACGCCCGGGCCCAATGCCGTGAACCTGGCAGCCATGATCGGTGCCCGGCTGTGCGGCCCGGCCGGGGCCAGCACGTCGGTCGTGGGCATCCTGCTGCCCGGCCTGGTCGCCATGCTTGTCGCTGCCGCCGTGACCCTGGGCGCCGGCCCCGGCCTGCCACCGGCGGTTCAGAGCGGGTTGCGGGGCGCGGCCTGCGCGGCCCTGGCGGTCATGCTCACGGCCGCGATTCCCGTCGTGAAGGTCGGTCTGGGTGTCCGGGGTGGCCTGATCCTGGCGGCACTGGCCGTGGTCGGCCTGGGAGTCCTGCGCCTCGATCTGCTGCCTGTCTTCGCCGTGCTGGTCGGGGCCGGCCTGATCCTGAACCGACCCCGCCGCGTCCCCCCACCCCCCGAGGACGACCGTGTCTGA
- a CDS encoding ArsR/SmtB family transcription factor, which produces MVELLRHQPLSVGEIARQLHLNQPQTSKHLRVLSDAGLIHVQPQANRRICHLRPDGLRDLDTWLAHYRELWEGRLDRLGDYLQTLPPDDPTPDSGGTP; this is translated from the coding sequence ATGGTGGAACTGCTCCGGCACCAGCCGCTCAGCGTCGGTGAGATCGCCCGACAGCTGCATCTGAACCAGCCCCAGACGTCCAAACACCTGCGGGTGCTCAGCGACGCCGGGCTGATCCATGTGCAGCCGCAGGCCAACCGCCGGATCTGTCACCTGCGCCCCGACGGTCTGCGCGACCTTGACACCTGGCTCGCCCACTACCGCGAGCTGTGGGAAGGCCGCCTCGACCGGCTGGGTGACTACCTGCAGACGCTGCCGCCCGACGACCCCACGCCCGATTCCGGAGGTACCCCATGA
- a CDS encoding SRPBCC domain-containing protein, producing the protein MTHAPTLLPHHIEDDRVLVLERTFPATPERVFQAFTQAEHLKQWWGPRGWTLTRCDVDLRPGGRWHYCMKCEDQNQGEFYGMESWGLGVYDEISAPDRLRYTDYFSDAQGAINGDMPATLVDLTFEAVPGGTRLVSRSTYATPEGLKTVMDMGMLHGISETWDRLAEYLG; encoded by the coding sequence ATGACGCACGCCCCCACCCTGCTGCCCCACCACATTGAGGACGACCGTGTGCTGGTGCTGGAGCGCACCTTCCCGGCCACGCCTGAGCGCGTCTTTCAGGCCTTCACACAGGCCGAGCACCTGAAACAGTGGTGGGGGCCGCGTGGCTGGACGCTGACCCGATGCGACGTCGATCTGCGGCCCGGCGGTCGCTGGCACTACTGCATGAAGTGCGAGGATCAGAACCAGGGCGAGTTCTACGGCATGGAATCGTGGGGCCTGGGCGTCTACGACGAGATCTCAGCCCCAGATCGGCTGCGCTACACCGATTACTTCTCGGACGCACAGGGAGCCATCAACGGGGACATGCCGGCCACGCTGGTCGACCTGACCTTCGAGGCCGTGCCCGGCGGCACCCGTCTGGTCAGCCGCTCGACCTACGCCACCCCGGAAGGTCTGAAGACCGTCATGGACATGGGAATGCTGCACGGCATCAGCGAGACGTGGGATCGGCTGGCCGAATACCTGGGATAA
- the radA gene encoding DNA repair protein RadA: protein MAKVAAKYVCTSCGYQASKPLGRCPNCQAWNSFEEDVPSAVAPKARGGAYGGITGGKLTPLSGVGRREEPRTSSGIIELDRVLGGGLVAGGVTLIGGEPGIGKSTLLLQVADRVANSGGTVLYVAGEESLEQIRLRADRLGVKAEIQLTRDTRAEHVAGLMQEHRPTLCIVDSIQTVTVEGEGAPGGVAQVRDGTSMLTRAAKETGTATVLVGHVTKDGTVAGPKVMEHIVDTTVFLETVGAFRLLRSVKNRFGQAGELGVFEMRGEGLIAVENPSQAFLAERPVGVPGSVVAATVDGQRPMLLEVQALASKTPYPNARRVVVGLDPRRVDVVLAVLERRLDLTLGGLDIYVNLAGGLKVLDPGLDLAIALAVYSAVVGRALPGDVAVFGEVGLAGEVRSTQASQRRAEEAGRAGYTRLVVPPGLAGHAGVKSVEEAVTQVWGGASSSGRSSRAADRT from the coding sequence GTGGCCAAGGTCGCCGCGAAGTACGTCTGCACCAGCTGCGGCTATCAGGCCAGCAAACCCCTGGGCCGCTGCCCCAACTGCCAGGCGTGGAACTCCTTCGAGGAGGACGTGCCCTCCGCGGTCGCCCCGAAGGCCCGCGGCGGCGCGTACGGCGGCATCACCGGTGGCAAGCTCACGCCGCTGTCCGGCGTCGGGCGGCGTGAGGAGCCGCGCACGTCGAGCGGCATCATCGAACTCGACCGCGTGCTCGGCGGGGGGCTGGTCGCCGGGGGCGTCACCCTGATCGGTGGGGAACCCGGCATCGGCAAGAGCACGCTGCTGCTGCAGGTCGCCGACCGCGTGGCGAACTCCGGCGGAACCGTGCTGTACGTCGCCGGCGAGGAGTCTCTGGAGCAGATCCGCCTGCGCGCCGACCGCCTGGGCGTGAAGGCGGAGATCCAGCTCACCCGCGACACCCGCGCCGAACACGTCGCCGGCCTCATGCAGGAGCACCGCCCCACGCTGTGCATCGTGGACTCGATCCAGACCGTGACCGTGGAGGGCGAGGGGGCCCCCGGCGGCGTTGCCCAGGTGCGCGACGGCACCTCCATGCTGACCCGCGCCGCCAAGGAGACCGGCACCGCTACGGTACTCGTCGGGCACGTCACCAAGGACGGCACAGTCGCCGGCCCGAAGGTCATGGAGCACATCGTCGATACCACCGTGTTCCTGGAGACGGTGGGCGCGTTCCGGTTGCTGCGCAGCGTCAAGAACCGCTTCGGGCAGGCCGGGGAACTCGGCGTGTTCGAGATGCGCGGCGAGGGCCTGATCGCCGTCGAGAACCCGTCGCAGGCCTTCCTGGCCGAGCGGCCCGTCGGCGTGCCGGGCAGCGTGGTGGCCGCCACCGTGGACGGCCAGCGGCCCATGCTGCTCGAGGTGCAGGCGCTGGCCAGCAAGACCCCGTACCCGAACGCCCGCCGCGTCGTCGTCGGGCTCGATCCGCGGCGCGTGGACGTCGTCCTGGCCGTTCTGGAACGCCGGCTCGACCTCACGCTGGGCGGGCTCGACATCTACGTGAACCTCGCCGGGGGACTCAAGGTGCTCGATCCGGGGCTCGACCTGGCCATCGCGCTGGCGGTGTACTCCGCCGTCGTGGGCCGCGCACTGCCCGGGGACGTCGCGGTGTTCGGCGAGGTCGGGCTGGCGGGCGAGGTGCGCTCCACCCAGGCCTCCCAGCGCCGCGCCGAGGAGGCGGGCCGGGCCGGGTACACGCGCCTGGTCGTCCCGCCAGGACTGGCCGGGCACGCGGGCGTGAAGAGCGTCGAGGAGGCCGTGACGCAGGTCTGGGGCGGCGCGTCGTCCTCGGGCCGCTCCTCCCGCGCCGCCGACCGGACGTGA
- a CDS encoding chromate transporter yields the protein MSDPGPWPLVLEFARLGLISFGGTNIAEMERVLVGQQQWITSTTLANGFALGQLMPGPNMLAVTYYGYAAAGLTGALAATLGFYGPTALLSAAAALAWRRFSTHPWLVAFRDALLPFGAGVLLAGVLVLGQTSVHSWAGAALAAAAFVILWRTKVNSVWVVIGAAVVGALLGL from the coding sequence GTGTCTGATCCCGGCCCGTGGCCCCTGGTGCTCGAATTCGCCCGCCTGGGCCTGATCTCCTTCGGCGGCACCAACATCGCCGAGATGGAACGGGTGCTGGTCGGCCAGCAGCAGTGGATCACGTCCACCACGCTCGCCAACGGCTTCGCCCTGGGACAGCTCATGCCCGGCCCGAACATGCTGGCGGTGACGTACTACGGCTACGCCGCCGCCGGCCTGACAGGGGCACTGGCCGCCACCCTGGGCTTCTACGGCCCCACTGCCCTGCTCAGCGCCGCCGCCGCCCTGGCGTGGCGACGCTTCAGCACGCACCCGTGGCTGGTCGCCTTCCGCGACGCCCTGTTGCCCTTCGGTGCGGGCGTGCTGCTGGCCGGCGTGCTGGTGCTGGGGCAGACCAGCGTCCACTCATGGGCCGGAGCCGCGCTGGCCGCCGCCGCCTTCGTCATCCTGTGGCGCACGAAGGTCAACTCGGTGTGGGTCGTGATCGGTGCGGCGGTGGTGGGGGCGCTGCTGGGGCTGTGA
- a CDS encoding PH domain-containing protein, giving the protein MTSRISAAPPTSPIWFRALVWLAPLALIVTAWIPEDGAGRPLPLGGSVFLTLLGVGLAALFAQVPRRLSYTLTDTGLRVGRFSGTFEWPYRDLRVRRTGGGLGLKVGGVGLPGYHTGNYTFTGPEYRNVQAIASNTRGGVIVERSGTAYYLTPADPDAFARALAARGVPVLD; this is encoded by the coding sequence ATGACGTCCCGGATCTCCGCCGCGCCGCCCACCTCGCCCATTTGGTTCCGGGCGCTGGTGTGGCTGGCCCCGTTGGCCCTGATCGTGACCGCCTGGATTCCGGAGGACGGAGCCGGCAGACCCCTGCCGCTGGGCGGGAGCGTGTTCCTCACGCTGCTGGGCGTGGGCCTCGCCGCACTGTTCGCACAGGTGCCCCGTCGGCTCTCCTACACCCTGACTGATACCGGCCTGCGCGTCGGCCGCTTCTCTGGCACCTTCGAGTGGCCGTACCGCGACCTGCGGGTGCGGCGTACCGGCGGTGGCCTGGGGTTGAAGGTGGGTGGCGTCGGCCTGCCCGGCTACCACACCGGGAACTACACCTTCACCGGCCCCGAGTACCGGAACGTGCAGGCCATCGCCTCCAACACGCGCGGCGGTGTGATCGTCGAGCGCAGCGGCACGGCGTACTACCTGACGCCCGCCGATCCGGACGCCTTCGCGCGGGCGCTCGCGGCGCGGGGCGTGCCCGTGCTGGACTGA